One genomic window of Prochlorococcus marinus str. NATL2A includes the following:
- a CDS encoding citrate synthase, giving the protein MVLKPGLEGVPVTNSGICEINGTEGRLSYRGYPISELAQKSSFLETAFLLIWGELPTENELEKFEKDVQMHRRVSFRIRDMLKCFPESGHPMDALQASAASLGLFYSRRAIDDPKYIYDAVVRLIAKIPTMVAAFEQIRKGDDPIQPQDDLPYSSNFLYMLTEREPNPLAARVFDRCLILHAEHSLNASTFSARVTASTLTDPYAVVASAVGTLAGPLHGGANEDVIAMLEEIGRPDEVSSFLNDAIAKKRKIMGFGHREYRVKDPRATILQAFAEELFSEFGKDEMYEVAKALEEEAISKLGPKGIFPNVDFYSGLVYRKLGIPRDLFTPVFAISRVAGWLAHWREQLGANRIFRPSQIYEGAKMRNWKPLESR; this is encoded by the coding sequence TTGGTTCTAAAGCCAGGCTTGGAAGGGGTTCCAGTAACCAACTCAGGGATATGCGAAATAAATGGAACAGAAGGAAGGCTTAGCTACAGAGGTTATCCAATATCTGAGCTAGCCCAAAAAAGTAGTTTTTTAGAAACTGCATTTCTCTTGATCTGGGGAGAACTTCCCACTGAAAATGAGCTTGAGAAATTTGAAAAGGACGTTCAAATGCATAGACGAGTGAGCTTTAGAATTAGAGATATGCTCAAGTGTTTTCCAGAGTCTGGGCATCCTATGGATGCTCTTCAAGCAAGTGCTGCATCTTTGGGCCTCTTTTATTCTCGAAGAGCAATTGATGATCCAAAATATATCTACGACGCAGTAGTGAGGTTGATTGCAAAAATTCCAACTATGGTTGCTGCTTTCGAGCAAATAAGAAAAGGAGACGATCCAATTCAACCTCAAGATGATTTGCCTTACTCTTCCAATTTCCTTTATATGCTCACCGAGAGGGAGCCAAATCCTCTTGCAGCAAGAGTTTTCGACAGATGTTTAATTCTTCATGCCGAGCACAGTCTCAATGCAAGTACGTTTAGCGCAAGAGTAACTGCAAGCACATTGACTGATCCTTATGCCGTCGTCGCTTCTGCCGTTGGGACATTAGCCGGTCCTCTTCATGGAGGGGCCAATGAAGATGTGATAGCAATGCTAGAAGAAATTGGAAGACCTGATGAAGTCTCTTCATTTCTCAATGATGCAATTGCAAAAAAAAGGAAAATCATGGGCTTTGGACACAGGGAGTATCGTGTCAAAGACCCTAGAGCAACAATTTTACAAGCCTTCGCAGAGGAACTTTTCTCGGAATTTGGTAAAGATGAAATGTATGAAGTAGCCAAAGCACTTGAAGAAGAGGCTATTTCCAAGCTGGGGCCAAAAGGTATATTCCCAAATGTTGACTTTTATTCTGGACTGGTTTATCGAAAGCTTGGTATTCCTCGAGATTTATTTACACCAGTTTTTGCTATTTCCAGAGTTGCTGGTTGGTTGGCTCACTGGAGAGAACAACTTGGAGCAAATAGAATTTTCAGACCATCACAAATTTATGAAGGAGCAAAAATGAGAAATTGGAAGCCTCTTGAAAGCAGATAA
- a CDS encoding translation initiation factor, with translation MSKGGWSEFNDPLKTIGSNTQNSVTPKGKRQVRLERTRSGKKGKLVTVIKGLELEQVEAKKILKNLKIACGTGGAVKGDFLELQGDQISKAQNFLLKEGFRPKQSGG, from the coding sequence ATGTCCAAAGGCGGCTGGAGTGAGTTTAATGACCCTCTTAAGACAATAGGGAGTAACACTCAAAATAGTGTTACTCCTAAAGGAAAGCGACAAGTTCGTTTAGAAAGAACTCGATCTGGAAAAAAAGGAAAACTTGTTACTGTCATCAAAGGACTTGAATTAGAGCAAGTAGAGGCAAAAAAAATTCTTAAGAATTTAAAAATAGCTTGCGGAACAGGTGGGGCTGTTAAAGGTGATTTTTTAGAGTTACAAGGAGATCAAATATCAAAAGCTCAGAATTTTCTTTTAAAGGAGGGTTTTAGGCCAAAACAAAGTGGAGGTTAA
- the trpB gene encoding tryptophan synthase subunit beta: MTGTLPTQFKDSDLSPLTRPNTLGRFGKYGGQYVPETLIPALIELEQAAKEAWKDSSFNSELNHLLKTYVGRSTPLYEATRLTEHYRKNTLKGPRIWLKREDLNHTGAHKINNALGQALLAIRMGKKRIIAETGAGQHGVATATVCARFGLECIIYMGKEDMRRQALNVFRMQLLGASVRPVTSGTATLKDATSEAIRDWVTNVETTHYILGSVAGPHPYPMLVRDFHAVIGEETKQQCKQAFGRSPDVLLACVGGGSNAMGLFHSFVEDKSVRMIGVEAAGDGVETGRHAATITEGRIGVLHGAMSLLLQDKDGQVEEAHSISAGLDYPGVGPEHSYLKEIGRAEYAAVTDTEAIEALQLVSKLEGIIPALETAHAFAYLEKLCPTLNHNSEIVINCSGRGDKDVNTVAEKLGSEI; encoded by the coding sequence GTGACAGGTACACTCCCAACACAATTTAAAGATTCGGATTTATCTCCTTTAACAAGGCCAAATACTCTTGGTCGATTTGGTAAGTATGGGGGGCAATATGTTCCTGAAACTTTAATACCTGCTCTTATTGAATTAGAGCAAGCTGCTAAAGAAGCATGGAAAGATTCTTCATTCAATTCAGAACTAAATCATTTACTAAAAACATACGTAGGAAGATCAACTCCTCTTTATGAAGCCACAAGACTAACTGAACATTACAGAAAAAATACATTAAAAGGTCCAAGGATTTGGCTTAAAAGAGAAGATTTAAATCACACAGGCGCACACAAAATAAATAATGCACTTGGGCAAGCTCTTCTTGCGATTCGGATGGGAAAAAAAAGAATTATTGCTGAAACTGGAGCTGGTCAGCATGGAGTTGCAACTGCGACAGTCTGCGCTCGTTTTGGATTGGAGTGCATTATCTATATGGGCAAAGAAGATATGAGAAGACAAGCCTTAAACGTATTCCGAATGCAATTGCTTGGAGCCTCAGTGAGGCCAGTAACAAGTGGAACAGCAACACTCAAAGATGCAACCAGCGAAGCTATTCGGGATTGGGTTACTAATGTTGAAACGACTCATTATATTCTCGGTTCAGTTGCAGGCCCACATCCATATCCAATGTTGGTCAGAGATTTTCACGCAGTTATTGGAGAAGAAACAAAGCAACAATGTAAACAAGCTTTTGGGCGGTCTCCAGATGTTCTTCTTGCTTGTGTTGGTGGGGGATCGAATGCGATGGGTCTTTTCCATTCTTTTGTTGAAGACAAAAGTGTAAGAATGATTGGAGTTGAAGCTGCGGGAGATGGAGTCGAAACAGGTCGCCATGCAGCGACAATTACTGAAGGAAGAATAGGAGTTCTCCACGGCGCGATGAGTCTCTTACTACAAGACAAAGATGGGCAAGTTGAGGAGGCGCATTCCATTAGCGCAGGTCTTGATTATCCAGGGGTTGGGCCGGAGCATAGTTACTTAAAAGAAATTGGACGTGCTGAATATGCTGCTGTTACTGACACTGAAGCCATAGAAGCGCTGCAATTAGTTAGTAAATTGGAAGGTATTATTCCTGCTCTAGAGACTGCTCATGCATTTGCCTATCTAGAAAAACTTTGCCCAACTCTCAATCATAATTCTGAAATTGTCATTAACTGCTCTGGCAGAGGGGATAAAGACGTGAATACTGTTGCTGAAAAACTAGGATCAGAAATATAA
- a CDS encoding rhodanese-like domain-containing protein, translating into MNQNIPLNISPKELNKILEDDSSEKPFIVDVREDNEIAIASFSFSVLHLPLSKAANWSDKIVELLPKDQPVVVICHAGVRSLNFGIWLLEQGIAKSVWNLVGGIDAWSTDVDQSVPRY; encoded by the coding sequence ATGAACCAGAATATTCCTTTAAATATATCTCCAAAAGAGTTAAATAAAATCTTAGAAGATGATTCTTCTGAAAAACCATTTATTGTAGATGTGAGGGAGGATAATGAAATTGCTATTGCCTCATTTTCATTCTCAGTATTACATCTACCTTTGAGCAAGGCTGCAAACTGGTCAGACAAAATAGTTGAACTGTTGCCGAAGGATCAGCCTGTTGTCGTTATTTGCCATGCGGGTGTGAGAAGTCTGAATTTTGGTATTTGGCTTCTAGAACAAGGAATAGCTAAAAGTGTTTGGAATCTTGTCGGAGGAATAGATGCTTGGAGCACAGATGTCGATCAATCTGTTCCAAGGTATTAA
- the bchM gene encoding magnesium protoporphyrin IX methyltransferase, translated as MTTQIEKNEKAEVTEYFNGTGFDRWNRIYSESDDVNKVQKNIRIGHQKTVDDVISWLKEYDNIKDKSFCDAGCGVGSLSIPLAKLGAKSIHLSDISEAMINETKSRAKEEGLDFNKLNFRTSDLENLKGSFNTVICLDVFIHYPQQEAEAMVKHLCELSDERLIVSFAPYTPLLALLKGIGQLFPGPSKTTRAYTLRESGIIEAAKQSGFKVVKSKLNQAPFYFSKLIEFVKS; from the coding sequence ATGACAACGCAAATTGAGAAAAATGAAAAGGCGGAAGTCACTGAATATTTTAATGGGACTGGGTTTGATAGATGGAATCGAATATATAGCGAAAGTGATGATGTAAATAAAGTGCAAAAAAATATAAGGATAGGTCACCAAAAGACAGTTGATGATGTCATTAGTTGGTTGAAAGAGTATGACAATATCAAGGATAAAAGTTTTTGTGATGCTGGCTGTGGTGTTGGTAGTTTAAGTATTCCATTGGCAAAATTGGGTGCTAAATCAATTCATTTAAGTGATATTTCTGAAGCCATGATAAACGAGACAAAAAGTAGGGCAAAGGAAGAAGGTTTGGACTTCAATAAGCTGAATTTTCGAACATCTGATTTAGAAAATTTAAAAGGTTCATTTAATACAGTTATTTGCTTAGATGTTTTCATTCACTACCCTCAACAGGAGGCTGAGGCAATGGTGAAACATCTATGTGAATTATCTGATGAGAGATTAATTGTTAGCTTTGCACCATATACTCCTTTACTAGCCCTTTTAAAAGGTATTGGTCAGCTATTCCCTGGACCAAGTAAAACTACTAGGGCATATACATTAAGGGAGTCCGGAATTATCGAAGCTGCAAAGCAATCTGGCTTTAAAG
- a CDS encoding DUF3352 domain-containing protein yields the protein MKSLQSYFLISAIVILSILTGIFIWRNKHLTQIPKFNEESFNAPVSSKYIPKNTDLVFHWKLNPGLLPKYIENYQDKVSKHAINKKVSFIRDSSFQLIGFNFAKDISKWVGDYGSFAVFDSNKKTINDWLMVLAIKEDVNIKHELESILGSKVVDESTNQSNKISTSKTEIISKQINSNNSIYFANDEDNLLISSNPNIIQSSIEKLDSNIINTKKMYKNIQLKDNLKDGLLLLEMSPKKILNLIGQEEDLLNINKVDNLLSSVNVDKNKLNLEGILAYNVKTKMPVKDINSNLIDIKKESELPENYILVDNPKQYFQKDSFHPYQKLIASIIKESTTSDYSELLKIILENSQGNLIWINDKDWLILTRKSDTKKTEIDDILKKENFLNSNIDFKSRKLEIWSKISTNENNTYELKDNIEAIVEEDDKTYIWSQNLSSISNFDNTNYLKNYSDNEQNTNEFNDFDDVLKIHLGKEKTKAILNSFYPYILLKTMLGNTLNPPQDIDIAIAVPTINYPDFIKVKINLKTS from the coding sequence ATGAAATCACTTCAATCTTATTTTTTAATATCTGCAATAGTAATTTTATCAATTTTGACTGGGATATTTATTTGGCGCAATAAGCATCTTACGCAAATCCCTAAGTTCAATGAAGAATCATTCAATGCTCCGGTTTCCTCAAAATATATACCAAAGAATACTGATCTCGTATTCCACTGGAAACTGAATCCAGGCTTACTTCCAAAGTACATCGAAAATTATCAAGATAAAGTTAGTAAACACGCCATAAACAAAAAAGTAAGTTTTATTAGAGATTCCTCTTTTCAATTAATTGGCTTTAATTTTGCAAAAGACATCTCAAAATGGGTAGGAGATTATGGGAGCTTTGCAGTATTTGATTCAAACAAAAAAACTATAAATGATTGGTTGATGGTTTTAGCAATAAAAGAAGATGTAAATATTAAACACGAATTAGAATCTATTTTAGGATCAAAAGTTGTTGATGAGAGTACTAATCAAAGCAATAAAATCAGCACCTCAAAAACAGAAATAATTTCAAAACAAATTAATTCAAACAACTCAATCTACTTTGCAAATGATGAAGATAATCTTTTAATATCATCCAATCCTAATATCATACAATCTTCAATAGAAAAATTAGATAGCAATATAATAAATACAAAAAAAATGTATAAGAATATTCAATTAAAGGATAATCTTAAAGACGGATTATTATTATTAGAAATGTCTCCAAAAAAGATTTTAAATCTTATTGGTCAAGAAGAAGATTTATTGAATATAAATAAGGTAGATAATTTACTATCTTCTGTAAATGTAGATAAAAATAAATTAAACTTAGAAGGAATATTAGCTTACAATGTTAAAACTAAAATGCCAGTTAAAGATATTAATTCTAATTTAATTGATATAAAAAAGGAATCTGAATTGCCTGAGAATTATATATTAGTTGACAATCCCAAGCAGTATTTTCAGAAAGATTCATTCCATCCATATCAAAAGCTAATAGCCTCTATTATCAAAGAATCAACAACCTCAGATTATTCTGAGCTCTTAAAAATAATTCTTGAAAACTCTCAAGGAAATTTGATTTGGATAAATGATAAAGACTGGTTGATTTTAACTAGGAAATCTGATACGAAAAAGACAGAGATAGATGATATTCTAAAAAAAGAGAATTTTTTGAATTCAAATATAGATTTTAAAAGCAGAAAGCTAGAAATTTGGTCAAAAATAAGTACAAATGAAAATAATACATATGAGCTAAAAGATAACATTGAGGCAATTGTCGAAGAAGATGACAAGACTTACATTTGGAGTCAAAACTTATCTTCTATATCAAATTTTGATAATACAAACTACCTAAAAAATTATTCAGATAATGAACAGAATACAAATGAATTTAATGATTTTGATGATGTCCTAAAAATTCATTTAGGGAAAGAAAAAACTAAAGCAATTTTAAATAGTTTCTATCCATATATCTTATTGAAAACTATGTTAGGAAACACACTAAATCCTCCTCAGGATATTGATATAGCCATTGCAGTACCTACAATTAATTATCCAGACTTCATTAAAGTTAAAATCAACTTAAAAACAAGTTGA
- the purE gene encoding 5-(carboxyamino)imidazole ribonucleotide mutase yields the protein MSLTEANTFKQVAVVMGSDSDLKTLKPAVAILDQFGISNEVRILSAHRTPKEMMDFAQMAESNGFGVIIAGAGGAAHLPGMIASLTTLPVIGVPVKSKALSGIDSMYSILQMPSGIPVATVAIEGGLNAGLLATQILAINNTELKNKLNAYRCELHDLVVKKDHTLKEIGAITYLEKM from the coding sequence TTGTCTTTAACTGAAGCTAATACATTTAAGCAAGTAGCTGTAGTAATGGGTAGTGATTCAGATCTTAAAACTCTTAAGCCTGCGGTGGCAATTCTAGATCAATTTGGAATATCTAATGAAGTAAGGATTCTGTCTGCTCATAGGACTCCAAAAGAAATGATGGATTTTGCTCAAATGGCAGAATCAAATGGTTTTGGAGTGATAATTGCTGGGGCTGGCGGGGCTGCTCATCTACCAGGAATGATCGCATCTCTTACAACCCTTCCTGTCATAGGCGTTCCCGTCAAGAGCAAGGCACTTTCAGGGATAGATTCTATGTATTCAATCTTGCAAATGCCCTCAGGCATCCCCGTAGCAACAGTTGCCATAGAAGGGGGCCTAAATGCTGGCCTTTTGGCAACTCAAATTTTAGCCATCAACAATACTGAATTAAAAAATAAATTAAACGCCTACAGATGTGAGCTGCACGACCTTGTGGTTAAAAAAGATCACACACTTAAAGAGATTGGAGCCATAACTTATCTAGAAAAAATGTAA
- the cysC gene encoding adenylyl-sulfate kinase, with translation MEQNSKSPLSKATNIVWHQSSIDREARFQQRGHRSAILWFTGLSGSGKSTLANAVNVALHKDGYSTYVLDGDNIRHGLCKDLGFSDLDREENIRRIGEVSKLFLDAGIIVLTAFVSPFRVDRDNARSLVGENDFIEIYCSADLGVCETRDTKGLYAKARNGDIKDFTGISSPYEEPESPELKIDTGNLEIDQCVDIVTNLLVERKIISKISK, from the coding sequence ATGGAACAAAACTCTAAAAGTCCTCTATCAAAAGCCACCAATATAGTTTGGCACCAATCTTCAATTGATAGAGAAGCTAGATTTCAGCAAAGAGGACATCGCAGCGCAATACTTTGGTTTACAGGTCTATCTGGTTCTGGAAAAAGCACATTAGCCAATGCAGTAAATGTAGCTCTACACAAAGATGGTTATTCAACTTATGTTTTAGATGGTGACAATATCAGACATGGTTTATGCAAAGACTTGGGATTTTCTGATCTTGATAGGGAAGAAAATATCAGAAGAATTGGCGAAGTCTCTAAACTATTTCTTGACGCTGGAATCATTGTTTTAACTGCATTCGTATCTCCATTTAGAGTCGATCGCGATAATGCAAGATCTTTAGTTGGAGAGAATGATTTTATAGAAATATATTGTTCAGCTGATCTAGGGGTTTGTGAAACAAGAGATACAAAAGGGCTTTATGCCAAGGCAAGAAACGGAGACATCAAAGATTTTACTGGAATCTCAAGTCCTTATGAAGAACCTGAGTCTCCAGAATTGAAAATTGATACTGGAAATCTTGAGATTGATCAATGTGTAGATATAGTTACTAATTTGCTTGTTGAAAGAAAGATTATTTCAAAAATTTCTAAGTAA
- a CDS encoding N-acetylglucosamine-6-phosphate deacetylase — MRKITNIKVPQPEKSEDEKNLFSLVLDEHGIILSIDKTCKRESSYDEDWHGDWLSPRAIDLQMNGGLGISFTDLNFNKIPKLLTLLDQLWLDGVEGICPTFVSCSLDQFQLGMEVLKETKKYTSTNRCRLLGAHMEGPFLCETYSGAHDTGSICRPSISALNERIKGFEDDIALMTLAPELKGSLDVISRLRELNIVVSLGHSSADFDSAIKAFNNGVSMITHTFNAMKGLHHRAIGPIGAAARRDDIFLGLIGDGVHVHSDMIRLLKILAPKQIVLVSDAISAYGLGDGSFNWDKRLITVENGLCRLPNETIAGSTLPLLDACKKIANWINDPSAAIWMATLAPRMVLSQNKMTAKSFFIGKNIKSLLRWKMNSCNHQLSWQLAA; from the coding sequence ATGAGAAAAATTACAAACATTAAAGTACCTCAACCAGAGAAAAGCGAAGATGAAAAGAATTTATTTTCACTAGTTTTAGATGAACATGGAATTATTCTTTCTATTGATAAAACTTGCAAGAGGGAATCAAGTTATGATGAAGATTGGCATGGAGATTGGCTAAGTCCTAGGGCGATTGATCTTCAAATGAATGGAGGTTTAGGGATCTCATTTACAGATTTAAATTTTAATAAAATACCTAAATTATTAACATTGCTTGATCAACTTTGGCTAGATGGAGTTGAAGGAATTTGTCCAACTTTTGTTAGTTGTTCTCTAGATCAATTTCAATTAGGAATGGAGGTCTTAAAGGAAACGAAAAAATATACTTCAACAAATCGATGTCGACTACTTGGCGCCCATATGGAAGGACCTTTTTTATGTGAGACATATTCTGGAGCACATGACACAGGAAGTATTTGTAGACCTAGTATTTCTGCCTTAAATGAGAGAATAAAGGGATTTGAGGACGACATAGCACTAATGACATTGGCTCCAGAATTAAAAGGTTCTTTGGATGTAATTTCTCGTCTAAGAGAATTAAATATCGTTGTCTCACTGGGACATTCTTCAGCTGATTTTGATTCAGCCATAAAAGCTTTTAATAATGGTGTGAGCATGATTACGCATACTTTTAATGCAATGAAAGGTTTACATCATCGAGCTATTGGACCTATAGGAGCGGCTGCAAGAAGAGACGATATTTTCCTAGGATTGATAGGTGATGGTGTTCATGTTCATTCAGATATGATTAGGCTTTTAAAGATACTTGCACCAAAGCAAATTGTTTTAGTTAGCGATGCAATATCAGCTTATGGTTTAGGAGATGGATCGTTTAATTGGGATAAACGCTTGATAACAGTAGAAAATGGTTTATGCAGACTTCCAAATGAAACAATTGCAGGATCCACTTTGCCTTTACTTGACGCATGCAAAAAAATAGCAAATTGGATTAATGATCCCTCTGCTGCTATTTGGATGGCAACACTTGCTCCACGTATGGTATTAAGTCAGAACAAAATGACTGCAAAATCTTTTTTTATTGGAAAAAATATTAAGTCTTTACTTAGATGGAAAATGAATTCTTGTAATCATCAGTTGTCTTGGCAGTTGGCTGCGTAA
- the nuoH gene encoding NADH-quinone oxidoreductase subunit NuoH → MNSGIDLEMSFTQGVQNLGLSHELAHLLWIPLPMLLVLVSAVIGVLVTVWLERKISAAAQQRIGPEYAGALGILQPMADGLKLLVKEDIIPARADSVLFTVGPILVLVPVILSWLIVPFGQNLLISNVGIGIFLWIALSSIQPIGLLMSGYSSNNKYSLLGGLRAAAQSISYEIPLALAVLAIVMMSNSLSTVDIVEQQNTAGFLSWNIWRQPVGFIIFWICALAECERLPFDLPEAEEELVAGYQTEYSGMKFALFYLAGYINLVLSALLVSVLYLGGWGFPISIDWFSSFIGLSIDNPLVQIIAASLGIVMTILKAYLLVFLAILLRWTTPRVRIDQLLDLGWKFLLPISLVNLLVTASLKLAFPMTFGG, encoded by the coding sequence GTGAATTCAGGCATAGACCTTGAAATGAGTTTTACCCAAGGCGTTCAAAACCTTGGTTTATCTCATGAATTAGCACACCTTTTATGGATCCCTCTTCCGATGCTTTTAGTATTGGTATCAGCTGTCATTGGTGTATTAGTAACAGTTTGGCTTGAACGAAAAATTTCTGCAGCAGCTCAACAAAGAATTGGGCCTGAATATGCAGGTGCACTTGGTATTCTTCAGCCAATGGCAGACGGTTTGAAACTCTTAGTAAAAGAAGACATTATTCCAGCAAGGGCTGACAGTGTTCTTTTTACAGTTGGTCCAATATTAGTTTTAGTGCCAGTTATTCTATCTTGGCTAATTGTTCCCTTTGGTCAAAATCTGTTAATTAGTAATGTAGGTATAGGAATATTTTTGTGGATTGCCCTAAGTAGCATTCAACCAATTGGTTTACTGATGAGTGGCTACTCTTCCAATAATAAATATTCTTTACTAGGTGGGCTGAGAGCTGCCGCTCAATCAATTAGTTATGAAATTCCATTAGCGCTAGCAGTTTTGGCCATAGTTATGATGAGCAATTCATTGAGCACTGTTGACATAGTTGAGCAACAAAATACTGCCGGCTTCCTTAGTTGGAATATATGGCGACAACCTGTAGGTTTTATTATTTTTTGGATCTGTGCATTAGCTGAATGCGAGAGACTACCTTTTGATTTGCCAGAGGCAGAAGAAGAGCTTGTAGCTGGCTATCAAACTGAGTATTCAGGCATGAAATTTGCTCTGTTTTACTTAGCTGGATACATCAATCTTGTTTTATCTGCTTTACTTGTTTCTGTTCTGTACTTGGGAGGATGGGGTTTTCCAATCTCAATTGATTGGTTTTCATCATTTATAGGTCTCTCAATTGATAATCCATTAGTTCAAATTATTGCTGCGTCTCTTGGAATTGTAATGACAATCCTTAAGGCTTATTTACTGGTTTTTCTAGCAATCTTATTGAGATGGACTACTCCAAGAGTTCGGATTGATCAACTACTTGATTTAGGCTGGAAGTTTCTTTTACCTATTTCTTTGGTCAATTTACTTGTAACTGCTTCACTTAAATTGGCATTTCCGATGACATTTGGAGGATAA